Below is a genomic region from Mycobacteriales bacterium.
CTGGTCGAGCTCGCTGCCGAGGGCGACGAGTCGCCGGCGTCGCGCGGTGTGCCGCCGGCGAGCAGCGTGCCGGCGCCGCCGCCCGCGCCCGCGCCCGTCTCGTCGTGGTCGCCGCGTCCCGAACCGACCGCGCCACCCGTCCCCCACGGCCGGCTGGTGCTGCCACGACGACCCCGACGGACGACCCCGACGACGACCCCGACGACGACCCCGGTCCCTGTCGACCCGGCCGTCGCCCGCCCGACCCGCCGCCGGGCCCTCGTCGTGCTGCCGCTGTCGGTCGCCCTCGGGGCCGGCGTCACGGGCGTGGCCGCCGTCACCGGCCCCGACCGGCAGGGCGCCCAGGCCGAGGCGGTGACGGGGGCGTCGGAGACGGTCGCGGCGTACTCCTTCCCCCCGCTGCGCAGGCCCGACGGGCTGCGGGTGGAGCGGACCTGGGAGCTGCGGCGCAGCGGTGGCGCGCTCTCCCTGCACGCGGCCACGCTCGTCCGCAACGGGCCGCTGCGCGCCGTCGGGGCGGGGCTCGACGAGGTGGTGCCGCGGTCGGTGGCGCGCGACGTGTCCGCGCTGCGCTTCGTCCCGACGCCGAGCACGGTCGTCGACGGCCAGCCGGTGGTGCGCTACCTGGCCCGGCTCGAGCCCGGCGCGACGACCGGGTGGCGCTGGCAGGCTCCCGTGCCCGCGGGCACCGACGCGGCGCGACTGCGCGAGCTCGCCCGCGACGCCGAGGTCGCGCGACTGCTCTGGGAGTCGAGCCGGTTGGCCGCCTCCTCGACGTCGCGCCCCGTCGCGCAGCCGGTCGCGGTGGAGCCGTCCGTCGAGGACGAGGCCGTGCTCCCGGTGCCGGTCCGCACCGCCCGGCGTCCCCGGGCCGCGGCCCCCGCCCCGACCGTCACGGCCGGCCCCAGCGCCCCTCCGGCCACGCCGTCGTCCGCGCCCAGCGCCGCCCCCAGCAGCGCGCCGTCACCGAGCCCGGCGGGGGAGCCGAGCGCGGCGCCGGAGCCGAGCGCCTCGGGGAGCGGCTGACCCCCGCTCCGTCGTCGTCGGTAGCCTCTGACCCGCACCGGAGACACCCCCGACGAAGCGGAGCCCGACAGCCATGGCAGCACCAGTCACCGTCACCGTCACGGGAGCGGCGGGCCAGATCGGCTACGCCCTCCTGTTCCGCATCGCCAGCGGTCACCTGCTCGGCGCCGACACCCCGGTGCGGCTCCGCCTGCTGGAGATCGAGCCGGCCCTCAAGGCCGCCGAGGGCACCGCGATGGAGCTCGACGACTGCGCCTTCCCGCTGCTGACGGGCATCGACATCACGGCCGACCTGAAGACAGCCTTCGACGGCACCAGCGTCGCGCTGCTCGTGGGGGCCCGTCCCCGCACCGCCGGCATGGAGCGCGGCGACCTGCTCGCGGCCAACGGTGGCATCTTCGGCCCGCAGGGCAAGGCGATCAACGACAACGCCGCCGACGACATCAAGGTCCTCGTCGTCGGCAACCCCGCCAACACCAACGCCCTCATCGCCCAGCAGCACGCCCCCGACGTCCCGGCGGACCGCTTCACCGCGATGACCCGCCTCGACCACAACCGCGCGCTGTCGCAGCTGTCGGCCAAGCTCGCCGTCGCCGTCACCGAGATCGAGCAGATGACGATCTGGGGCAACCACTCCGCGACGCAGTACCCCGACCTCTACACCGCCCGGGTCGGCGGCAAGCCGGCCGCGGAGCAGGTCGACGAGGCGTGGCTCAAGGACACGTTCATCCCGACCGTCGCCAAGCGCGGCGCCGCGATCATCGAGGCCCGGGGGCAGTCCTCCGCGGCCTCGGCGGCCAACGCCGCCATCGACCACGTCTACGACTGGGTCAACGGCACCGACTGGACCTCCTCGTCGATCCCGAGCGACGGCTCCTACGGCGTGCCCGAGGGCCTCATCAGCTCCTTCCCGTGCCGCGCCGTCGACGGCCGCTGGGAGATCGTCCAGGGCGTCGAGATCAACGACTTCTCCCGCGAGCGGATCGACGCCTCCGTCGCCGAGCTCGCCGAGGAGCGCGACGCCGTTCGCGAGCTCGGCCTCATCTGATGAAGATCATCTACACCTACACCGACGAGGCACCGGCGCTCGCGACCCACTCGCTGCTGCCGGTCATCGCCGCCTACGCCGGCAAGGCCGGTGTCGACGTCGAGACCCGTGACATCTCGTTGGCCGCCCGGGTCCTCGCCGCCTTCGGCCTCGCCCCGGACGCCCTCGCCGAGCTCGGTGAGCTGGCCAAGACGCCCGAGGCCAACATCATCAAGCTGCCCAACGTCAGCGCCTCGCTGCCGCAGCTCAAGGCCTGCATCGCCGAGCTGCAGGCCGCCGGTCACGCGGTCCCGGACTTCCCCGACGACCCGCAGACCGACGAGGAGAAGAAGGCCCGCGCGGCCTTCGACGCCGTCAAGGGCAGCGCGGTCAACCCGGTCCTGCGCGAGGGCAACTCCGACCGGCGGGCGCCGCTGTCGGTGAAGACCTACGCGCGCAAGCACCCGCACTCGATGGGTGCCTGGAGCAGCGACTCCGCAAGCCGCGTCGCGACGATGACCGACGGCGACTTCCGCCACAGCGAGACGTCGGTGACGCTCCCGTCCGCCGACGTCCTGCGGATCGAGCACGTCAGCTCGGCCGGCACCACGACCGTGCTGAAGGACGGCCTGAAGGTCCAGGCCGGCGAGATCGTCGACGCGGCCGTCATGCGCAAGGCCGCCCTCACGGCCTTCCTCGCCGAGCAGGTCGCCGCCGCCAAGGCCGAGGGCGTGCTGTTCTCCGTGCACCTCAAGGCCACGATGATGAAGGTCAGCGACCCGATCATCTTCGGCCACGTCGTGCGGGCCTTCTTCGCTGACGTCTTCGCGCAGTTCGGCGACGACCTCGCCGCGGTCGGCGCCAACCCCAACGACGGCCTCGCGGCCGTGCTGTCCGCGCTCAGCGGTCTCAGCCCGGAGA
It encodes:
- a CDS encoding malate dehydrogenase, translated to MAAPVTVTVTGAAGQIGYALLFRIASGHLLGADTPVRLRLLEIEPALKAAEGTAMELDDCAFPLLTGIDITADLKTAFDGTSVALLVGARPRTAGMERGDLLAANGGIFGPQGKAINDNAADDIKVLVVGNPANTNALIAQQHAPDVPADRFTAMTRLDHNRALSQLSAKLAVAVTEIEQMTIWGNHSATQYPDLYTARVGGKPAAEQVDEAWLKDTFIPTVAKRGAAIIEARGQSSAASAANAAIDHVYDWVNGTDWTSSSIPSDGSYGVPEGLISSFPCRAVDGRWEIVQGVEINDFSRERIDASVAELAEERDAVRELGLI